A window of the Sabethes cyaneus chromosome 1, idSabCyanKW18_F2, whole genome shotgun sequence genome harbors these coding sequences:
- the LOC128733187 gene encoding hexamerin-1.1-like: MKSTALVVLTGLVAFAAGYVVVPEGKVTVADKEFLMKQKQLLEVFQHVHQHEVHTELWEVSKQYNIEEYYDHYTNVEAVKEFVEIYKHGMLPFDEIFSIVHYTHRKQVMALFHLFYYAKDWDTFYKSLVWARFHVNEGMFVYAVTVAVIHRKDMAGLELPAPYEIYPYYFFNTDVIQKAAQYKMQGFYGMKKVDGVYTAIIPTNYTGWYVHTNVDQKVSYYTEDIGLNTYYYYFHCDYPFWMGGKQYGLYKDRRGELFLFTHQQLLARYYLERLSNDLGVIPEFSWYQPISTGYYPNLHYYNGISFPSRDNFHHVYTPENYYEIDELLDYEHRIMEAIDQGYIVDPKGNHVDLTKPESVEYLGNLIQQNPDSVNTRYYKYVGTIARVLLGASVEHFDDHKVIPGVLEHYETSLRDPMFYQLYKRIIHWYWEFKQHLPHYGYDEINFPGVKIESVEVNKLVTYFDRFDADITNSVDVEVFDEVTMKKTDIKKFGKIAHYQGEDFIIKARQWRLNHLPFTVKLNVVSDKVVKGVVRVYLGPKYDQYGHVYGVNENRENFVLLDVFPWDFVVGKNVISRDSVSFSMYVQDRTTYFELYKWVMAAYNGEKTFPLDMTEAHCGLPSRLMLPKGKKGGMPFQLYFIVSPYHAPTTVQYESYDWTLNCGVGSGSRWVDSLPFGYPFDRPIDEKVWFTPNMYYYETLIFHKNEKDINVVV; this comes from the coding sequence ATGAAGTCGACCGCACTGGTGGTGCTAACGGGGCTGGTGGCTTTTGCTGCCGGTTACGTTGTAGTTCCCGAAGGAAAAGTTACCGTTGCTGACAAGGAGTTcttgatgaaacaaaaacaacTGCTGGAAGTGTTTCAGCACGTTCATCAACACGAAGTTCACACGGAGCTGTGGGAAGTTTCTAAGCAGTACAATATCGAGGAATACTACGACCACTACACCAATGTAGAGGCAGTGAAGGAATTTGTCGAAATATACAAGCATGGAATGCTGCCATTCGATGAAATATTTAGTATTGTGCACTACACTCACCGTAAACAAGTTATGGCGTTGTTCCATCTATTCTACTACGCTAAGGATTGGGACACTTTCTACAAATCGCTGGTCTGGGCCCGTTTCCACGTGAATGAAGGTATGTTCGTGTATGCCGTGACGGTTGCTGTTATACATCGTAAGGATATGGCTGGTTTGGAGCTACCTGCCCCGTATGAAATCTACCCATACTACTTCTTCAACACTGACGTCATCCAGAAGGCTGCCCAGTACAAGATGCAAGGATTCTACGGCATGAAGAAGGTCGACGGTGTCTACACTGCCATTATTCCCACCAATTATACCGGCTGGTATGTCCATACGAATGTTGACCAGAAGGTCTCCTACTACACCGAAGACATCGGTCTGAATACCTATTACTACTACTTCCACTGTGACTATCCTTTCTGGATGGGTGGCAAACAGTACGGTCTGTACAAGGATCGCCGTGGAGAACTATTCCTCTTCACCCATCAGCAGCTGCTCGCCCGGTATTATCTGGAACGTCTATCGAACGATCTCGGAGTGATTCCGGAATTCTCTTGGTATCAACCCATCTCAACGGGATACTATCCGAATTTGCACTACTACAATGGAATTAGTTTCCCATCGCGCGACAACTTCCACCATGTGTACACCCCGGAAAATTACTACGAAATTGATGAGCTGCTGGATTACGAACATCGCATCATGGAAGCTATCGATCAAGGTTACATCGTTGATCCGAAGGGTAATCACGTCGATCTAACTAAGCCAGAATCCGTCGAATATCTCGGAAATCTTATTCAGCAAAACCCGGATAGTGTGAACACTCGCTACTACAAATATGTCGGAACTATCGCTCGTGTACTCTTGGGAGCTTCCGTTGAGCACTTCGATGATCATAAGGTTATTCCGGGTGTTCTGGAGCATTACGAGACTTCCCTGCGTGATCCAATGTTCTACCAACTGTACAAACGTATCATTCACTGGTACTGGGAGTTCAAGCAGCACCTACCACATTACGGGTATGACGAAATTAACTTCCCTGGAGTAAAGATTGAGTCTGTTGAAGTTAACAAGCTGGTCACGTACTTCGATCGGTTCGATGCCGACATCACCAACTCCGTCGATGTGGAAGTCTTCGACGAAGTGACAATGAAGAAAACTGACATTAAGAAATTCGGTAAGATTGCCCACTATCAGGGAGAAGACTTTATCATTAAAGCACGCCAATGGCGTCTTAACCATCTTCCATTCACCGTCAAACTGAATGTGGTTTCCGATAAGGTTGTCAAGGGTGTTGTACGTGTTTATCTGGGACCGAAATACGACCAGTATGGACATGTCTACGGAGTGAACGAAAATCGTGAAAACTTTGTCCTGTTGGATGTATTCCCGTGGGACTTTGTCGTCGGTAAGAACGTAATCAGCCGAGATTCGGTCAGCTTCTCGATGTATGTCCAGGACCGCACCACCTACTTCGAGCTGTACAAGTGGGTAATGGCAGCGTATAACGGCGAAAAGACATTCCCGCTTGATATGACCGAAGCACACTGCGGACTGCCGTCCAGGCTGATGCTGCCGAAGGGCAAGAAGGGCGGAATGCCATTCCAGCTGTACTTTATCGTTTCACCATACCACGCTCCAACCACTGTGCAGTACGAAAGTTACGACTGGACGCTGAACTGTGGCGTCGGATCCGGATCCCGTTGGGTTGATTCGTTACCGTTCGGCTATCCGTTTGATCGGCCCATTGACGAGAAGGTATGGTTCACACCGAACATGTACTACTACGAGACACTCATCTTCCACAAAAACGAAAAGGATATCAACGTCGTGGTGTGA